The Geomonas agri genome contains the following window.
CAACAGTTTTTCACGTATCACGTTCAGTTCGTTGTCGAACTGTTTGCTGAAATGCTCTCTTTCCATAGTCTCTCCGCTCTGAAATTCGATGGGGTACGGCGCTTCCGGGTCTAGCCGAAACGCCCCGTGATGTAGTCCTCGGTCCGCTTCTCCTCGGGGGTGGTGAAGATCTTCTTGGTCTCGCCGCACTCGACCAGGTCCCCCATGTACAAGAAGGCGGTGTAGTCAGAAACCCTCGCGGCCTGCTGCATGTTATGAGTGACGATGATGATAGTGTAGCGCTCCTTCAACTCCTCGATCAGTTCCTCGATCTTCAAGGTTGAGATGGGGTCGAGTGCGGAGGCGGGCTCGTCCATGAGGATCACTTCCGGCTTGACCGCAATGGTGCGCGCGATGCAAAGGCGCTGCTGCTGCCCGCCGGAGAGCATCATGGCGTTGCTCTTGAGGCGGTCCTTGACCTCGTCCCAGAGCGCCACGCGATTCAGGCAACTCTCGACGATCTCGTCCGCCTCCTCGCGCGGAAGCCTGCCGTTCAGCTTGTAGCCGGCGATCACGTTGTCGTAGATGGACATGGCCGGGAACGGGTTCGGCTTCTGGAACACCATGCCGACGCGGCGGCGGATGGCGACCGGGTCCACTCCCTTGTCGTAGATGTCGCCGTTATCGACCAGGATCTTTCCGGTGACGCGTGCGGATGGAACCAGGTCGTGCATCCGGTTCATGGAGCGCAGCAGCGTGGACTTGCCGCAACCGGACGGCCCGATGATGGCGGTGACGCTGTTTTCCGGGAAGGTCATGCTGATGTCGCGCACCGCATGGGTCTTGCCGAAGTGTATGTTGACTTGTTCCAGTTGTACCTTGTTGGTGTTCATCTGTTTCCTCTCGAATTCCGTTTGACGTTGAAGCCCGGGAACCTGTCGCACCCTGCGCCTCAACCTTAACCTCAATCTTAATCTTGACCTGTCTTTTACCCTGCCTGCCTGGTCCTGCCGAAGTAGCGGGCCGTGAGGCTCAGGGCGAACATGACCGTCACCAGCACCAGCGCGCCGGCCCAGGCAAGGCGGTGCCAGTCCTCGTAGGGGGCGATGGCGAAGCTGAAGATCTGCAGCGGGAGCGCCGCCATCGGTTGCAGCACGTTCTTGCTCCAGAATTGGTTGCCGAGCGCGGTGAACAGGAGCGGCGCGGTTTCGCCCGCGATCCTGGCCACGGCCAGAAGGATGCCGGTGAGCACGCCGGACAGTGCGCTGCGCAGGGTGACCTTGAGGCTGGTGCGCCAGAAGGGGACGCCGAGGGCCAGCGATGCCTCCCGTAGCGAACCCGGGACCATCTTCAACTGCTCCTCGGTGGTGCGTAGCACGATCGGGATCATGATCATGGCTAGCGCCACCGATCCGGCCAGGCCGGAGAAGCCCTTCATGGGTACCACGAGCAGCGTGTAGGCGACCATGCCGGTGATGATGGACGGGGTCCCCGAAAGGACGTCGGCGGCGAAACGGATCACGGTGGAGACCCTGGAGCCGCCAAACTCGGACAGGTAGATGGCCCCGAGTATGCCGATGGGAAGCCCGATCAGCGAGGCGCCGGCGATCATGATGGCCGAGCCGAACATGCCGTTGGCCATCCCCCCTCCCGGTTCACCTGTCGGCGCGGGCACATGGGTAAAGAAGTCGAGTGAGAGCGAACTCAGCCCCATTTTCAGGATGTGGAAGAAGATGAGCCCCAGCGGAATCAATACGGCCAGAGTGCAGACCAGCATGAGCCCGCTCATCAGGTGGTTCTTCAGTTTGCGGTAGGTAACGCTCTGCATCATGCCACGCCTCCCTTGGCGCTTCTGGACACGCTCCAGATCAAAAGCCGCGCCAGGGCATTCACGATCAGGGTGACCACCATGAGGATCAGACCGATCTCCATGAGCGCGGAGGCGTGCAGCTTGGAAGTGGTTTCGGCGAACTCGTTGGCGATCACGCTGGGCATGGTGTAGGCGGGTGACAGCAGCGAGAGTGATATGTTGGGCGCGTTGCCGATTACCATGGTGACGGCCATGGTCTCGCCGATGGCACGTCCCAGGCCGAGGATGGCGGCTCCCAGTATCCCGGATTTGCCGTAGGGGAGGATGGCGACCCTGATGGTCTCCCAGCGCGTCGCACCCAGGGCGATGGCGGCCTCCTTCTGGCTCTGCGGCACTGCCAACAGCACTTCACGGGTGATGGAGGTGATAATGGGCACCACCATGATCATCAGGATGAAGATGGCGGCCAGCATGCTGACACCGTAGGGTGCCCCGTCAAAGAACGGGAGGAAGCCGAAGTGCTCTATCAGGTACGGTTGGACCGTGCTCTGCAGCCAGGGCGCCATCACCAGCACGCCCCAAAGGCCGTAGATGACCGAGGGGATGGCGGCCAACAGTTCCACCAGCGGCGCCACCAGGGAGCCGAGGCGCCCTGGGGCGATCTCGGTGATGAAGAGCGCGGCGCCGATACTCAGCGGGGTAGCGAGCAGCAAGGCCAGCACCGAGGAGACCACCGAACCGTACAGGTAGGGGAGGGCGCCGAAATGTCCCTGCACCGCGTCCCATTCCTTCGACTTCACGAAGTTCCAGCCGAACTCCTTGATGGCCGGCAGACTCTCGCCTGCCATTTCGTAAAGCATGAGCGCCAGAATGGCAAGGATGCTGAAGGCGAAAATGGTGGTCAGGTAACGGAAGACGGCATCTCCACCCAGTTTCCTGGCCAGGGCCGGTTCGGTTCTCTTGCTTGCCGCGGCTGAGCCGTCCGTCTCATGTGTGCAGCAGGAACGCATCTCTAACTCCACGTAACTTCCTCCAAGGGGTGGTCGCCCGTATCTACTGAGGGACCGCTTCTGATACGCTCACAGCTTGAACCATGGATGTTACAGCTTCGTTACAGTTGGCCGAAATGTTGATGAACAGCTGTTTCGCTGGGGCTTGCAGCAGGGGCACGAAAGGTTTGGAAAGGATGGTTGGAACAGGAAGGATCGCTCAAAACGATGGGGCTGGTGGAGTATATCTGCTGCGCTGCCGCTGATAAACAAAAAGGCCCTGATCTCTCAGGGCCTTTTGTCTAGACTGCTATGTCTGTAATTTAAGCTGGTGGGCGAGATGGGATTCGAACCCATGACCCCTGGCTTCGGAGGCCAGTACTCTATCCAACTGAGCTACCCGCCCGGGAAAGAACTCATTACTACACTATTTTGAGAACCAACTCAAGATGAAACTTTAAAAAATCACTTCGGGATGGAGCCGTACACCGGTACAGTGATTTCTTTCTTCTGCGGAAGACTGGTGCTGATATGCAGGTACCCGCTCAGGATCTTCGCCTCCGGCTTGGCCAGCACGGAGATCTCGATCACGCCGCTCTCCCCTGGTTTCAGTTCCGCTTTTTTGATCGTCGGCCTGATCAGCAGCGAAGAGGAGGTGACGGTTACATTCAAAAGCTTTATCGTCACGCTACTGTTATTGGCGATGTTGACCTTGGCCTGAGTAGCACTGCTGCTGCTCACGGCGCCAAGGCTTACCTGCCGCGGTGATACCTGCAACTGCTCGAGCACCGTACCTTCAATGGTAAAGGTGTAAACAGGGCTTTTGCCGGCATTGCTGGTAAGGGTCACGGTCTTCGTGACCTTCCCGGAAAACGAACCTGAATCGAATGTGACCTCTATTTCGGCGCTTTTGCCGGGGGGGACCACCGATGTGGAGGGCTTGGCGGCAGTACAGCCACAGGATGCGTCCAGTTTCTTGATCTGCAGGGGAGCATCGCCGTTGTTTTTGATCGTGAAGGTATGCTGGACTTTCTTCCCCTGGGCTACGCTGCCGAAGTTGAAACTGCCCCGTTCGACGGCTAGCTCCGGTGCGGCCTGGACGATGGTGGCGCTGCACAGAGTGACCAATAAGAATAAAAGGTATACAAGGCGGAGGTGTCTCATGGTGATCCTCTTATATTATCGCTGGGATGCGGCACACCGGCTATTTATACCACAAAGGCGTCGGGGCGACCAGAATCATTGACACTATAATTTGCTTCTGTTATAGGAAACCGTTGAGAAAATTAATGGAAGATCCAAAACAATCCGGAGGGGTCGATGATTCTCCAATGCGACCAGTGCAATACGAAGTTCAGGCTGGACGATTCCAAGCTGAAGCCGGGCGGTGTCAAGGTCCGCTGCTCGAAGTGCCGGCACGTCTTTGTGGCCGGTGCCGAGCAGAAGGCGGAAGAGTCGGACTTCGACGCCCTTTTGTCCGGACTGGGGGCGCAGGCCCCGGCACAGGCCGAACCACAACAGGTTGCCGCTCAGGCCGGCAAGGAAACGCCCCCCGAATTCGGTGCTGAAGCGTCCCAGCCGGAGCAGGACGACCTTGCCGGTTTCAGCTTCGAGCCCGAAGCAGCAGCACCCGTGACCGCTGCCACCCCGACAGCCACCGAAGCTGCCGGCGCAGGGGATATTGATTTCGGTGACATTAACGTTGAGACCGGTATGCCCGCCGGGAAGGAGGCTCCGGCCGCCCCTGCGGACAGCGGGTTTGACGAGTTCGAGTTCAGCGAGGAGCCGGTGGCAAGCGCCCCGAAGGCTCCGGCCGCGGCAGGGGCTGATTTCGATTTCGGGGAATTTTCCTTCGACGAGTCCCCTGCGGCCAAAGAGGAACCGGCGCCGGCAGCCGCAGAGCCCGCACTGGATTTCGGCGAACTCTCCTTCGATGAGCCTGCCCCGGCAGCCAATAAGGAGGAGGCCGCTCCGGCAGCAACGGATACGCTAGAGTTCGGCGAATTTTCTTTCGAGGAAACCGCGTCTGCGCCCAAGCAGGAGGCAACTGCCTCCGCCGAGCCTGCGGCTGACGCCTTCGACTTCGGCGAGTTCTCCTTTGAGGAGAACTCTGCCGGGTCCGAGCCTTCTCCCCCGGAAGCGCCTGCCGCCGCAGTGGATTACGGCGAGTTGTCTTTTGACGAGGCACCTGCAGCCGCCAAGGAGGAAGTCGCACCTGCCGCGGAATCATCGGAGTTCGGGGACTTCTCCTTCGATGAGCCGGCTGCTGCTCCTGCGGAAGAGCCTGCCACTGCGGCTGGCGCAGATTCTTTTGACTTCGGCGATTTCTCGTTCGAGGAACCGGCGCTTTCCGCCCAGGAAGAGCCTGCCGGACCGGAGGCGGGGACCTTCTCCTTCGAAGACACCCTGGCAGAAGCGCCCAGCGAGGGTGCTGTGGAAAGCTCGGCTGTTGACAATGCAGCTGCTCAAGGGGAGGAAGCTGCCCCGGCCAAGGACGAAGATTTCAGCTTCGGTGATTTCTCCTTTTCCGACACGCCCAAGGCCGAACCCGAGAGCGAACGTTCTGTTCCTGTGGCAGTTGCCGCTGCGGGATTGGCAGGCGCTGTGGCTGCAGCCGCTGCCACAGGCGACAAAGAGGTAGCAGCCGTGTCTGGCGCAACCGCCGAAGCGAAGCCGGCCGCCAAGTCCTCTCTCGACTTTAGTTTTGGTGATAAGTCATTTGCTGCTGCCGTTCCGGAAGAAGGGTTCGAAGAGGAACTGCCGCCGCTGTCTATCTCCTCCAGGCGCAAGGGTCGTTCCGTGCTTACCATCGCCATTGTCGCCATCTGCGTGGTCGTGGTACTGGCCCTGAGCGGCGCCGGGCTGTATCTGCTGCAAAAAGGCCCCGAGGCGATGAAGAAGCTGGACCAGTACGGCATAGGTTTTGTCGCCAAGTGGTTCGGTATGGAGGTCCCGGAGGAGGGGCGCATCACGATCAAGAACGCCCTGGCTTCCTTCCACCAGAACAAGGAGGCCGGTGAACTCTTCGTGGTTAACGGCGAGGTGGTCAATTCTTACCGCAAGGCGCGCGCCTCGATCCAGATCAAGGTGAGCATCTTCGACAAGGCAGGCAAGGTGCTGCTGCAAAAGACCGCCTACTGCGGTAATCGCCTTTCGTCCGAGCAGTTGGGCACGCTCCCCATGGCCAAGATCGAGTCCATCATGAACAACCAGTTTGGTGACTCGCTCTCCAATCTCGGCGTCAAGCCGGACCAGTCCATCGGCTTCGTGGTGGCCATCGCCAACGTGCCCAAGGAGGCTGCCGATTTCGGCGTCGAGGTGGTCGGTTCCACGGTGGCCTCTGGGCAGTAGGGAAAACAATCTACCAGCGATAATAAAAAAGGCCGGCATTTGCCGGCCTTTTTGCATTTTGCTATATCCCCCAGATCTCGTCTGCACAAGGTTCATACGGGATATCTGGGGTCGCTACCTGCTGTCACGAAGCCGCAACACAAGAACTAGCGTCCTCCTTTGTGAAGGGAGACAGAGTGGATTTGCTGTCGGTACTAGGTGCTCACGCCTTATTGATGCTAGTGATGTACCCCTTGATCCCGGCTAGGATGCCGTCCGCTGTGAGAGCCTGGTAGTGCGGATCCTTGAGCTTTTGCTCGTCCCTTTCATTGCTTAAAAACGCGGTCTCCACCAGGATGCTGGGCATGGTGGCGCCTACCAGGACGTAGAAGGGACCCTGTTTTACCCCCAGGTTCTTCACGGTCGGGTAGCCGGTCTGCGCCTTCTTGTAAAGCGCCTTTTGCACCTCGTCGGCCAGGTGGGCCGAGTCGTTCAGCTTGTAGTTGGCCATCAGGTCGAACAGAATGGCCTGCAGGGTGCTGACTTTTTCCAGCGAAGTCCCGTTCTCCTTGGCGGCCAACTGTGCCACTTTCTCGGTCTTGGCAAGGTTCAGGTAGTAGGTCTCGATGCCGTTGGCGTTGCGGTTCAGCGAGGCGTTGGCGTGGATGGAGACGAAGAGGTCGGCTCCCACCTTGTTGGCGATGGCGGTGCGCTCCTGCAACTCGATGAAGACGTCGGTGGAACGGGTCATGACGACGTCGACGCCCAATTCCTCCCTTACCTTCTGCGCCAGGTCCAGGCCGATCTGGAGCACGATGTCTTTCTCCCTGGTCCCCGACGGGCTCACCGCGCCGGGGTCGTGACCGCCGTGCCCCGGGTCGATCACGATCCTGCGGATCCGTCCCGGCTTGAATTTCGCCTGTTTCCCTTTCTCCACTGCTTTGGGCTTCTCGGGCGGATTGACCCTTTCCACGCTCTTGGGCTCGGCAGGGGCGCTCTCGATCACCTCTTTGGAGGCGGAGATTTCCTGCCTGCGATCGCCCTTTACGTCCACGATGACGCGGTACGGCTCGGAAAAGGTGAAGACCTTGTATTCCTTGATGCTGTCCAGGTCGAGCACCACCCGCACCGTGGAGGCCGCGAACTGGGCGATGCGCACGCTCTTCAACAGGCCGTCACCGATGGTGAGATCCTTGACGCCAGGGTTGAGATGGGTCCCCTGCAGGTCGAGGTAGAGCCGGTTGGGGAGTTTGTGGTGCTCGAAGCGCACCTCCTGGTCCAGCGTGATGGAAACCCTGGTGTAATACGGGGTGGACCAGTGCTTCAAATCGGTGACCGGGACCAGGGGCGCGCCGGGGGCGGCTTGAGCGGAGCCATTCCAAAGCGGCGCGAGCAGCAACGAGCCCTGCGCCGCTACGGTCCGGCAGGCGAGCCAGCGGCAGTAGGGTGCGGCAAGCCCCAGGTATTTAACGAATTCCCTGCGCTTCATGCGCCTAGACCTCTCGACTGTGCCATTCAGATCATCCTCTTCAGTTCGTCCACCAGGTTCAGCGCCTCCAGCGGCGTCAACAGCGCCACTTCAACGCCTTTCAACCTCTCCCTGATCTGGTCGTCGCCCCCGCCGAAGAGCGAAAGCTGGGGGGAGGGGGGAGGGTTTTTCTTGCCTCGCGCAAGTCGCGGTACGCCACCCTCGCCGTACTCGCCCTTCTCAAGGTTGGTAAGGATTTCCTTGGCGCGGTCGATTACCGCCTGCGGGAGCCCGGCCAGTCGCGCCACCTGGATGCCGTAGGAGTGCGAGGCGCCACCGGGAACGATTTTCCTCAGGAAGATGATGCGCTCGTTCCACTCGCGGACCGCGATGTTGAAGTTCTTGATGCCGGGGCGGGTGACGGCGAGCTCGGTGAGTTCGTGGTAGTGCGTGGCGAACAGCGTCTTGGCCGCGTGCGCCTTGTTGTCGTGCAGGAACTCGGCGACGGCCCAGGCTATGGAGACGCCGTCGAAGGTCGAGGTGCCGCGCCCGATCTCGTCCAGGATGACCAGGCTCTTGGCCGTGGCCCCCCTCAGGATTGCGGCGCTCTCCATCATCTCGACCATAAAAGTGGAGTGGCCGCGGGCCAGGTTGTCCGACGCGCCGACGCGGGTGAAGATGCGGTCCACCAGCGGGATGCGGGCCTTCTCGGCCGGCACGAAGCTCCCCATCTGCGCCATGAGGGTTATCAGGGCTACCTGGCGCATGAAGGTCGACTTACCGGCCATGTTGGGGCCGGTGATGATAATGAGTTGGTTCTCGCCGTTATCGAGCAGCGTGTCGTTGGGGACGAAGCGCTCCGAGGAGTACATGTCCTCGATGACCGGGTGCCTTCCCTCGGTGATGGAGAGCTCGCTCCCCTCGTGCACCTCGGGGCGGCAGTACCCCTTGTCATGGGCGAGTTCGGCCAGGGAGGCTAGGACGTCCAGGCAGGCGAGCCGGTCGGCGCTCCGTGCGATACGCTCGCCCTGTGCCGCTGCCGCCTCGCGCACTTCCTGGAACAGGTTGAACTCGAGGTCCTTGATGCGGTCCTCGGCCCCGAGCACCTTCTCCTCGTATTCCTTCAGTTCCGGTGTGATGTAGCGCTCGGCGTTGGCCAGGGTCTGCCGCCTGATGTAGTCCTCGGGGATGGCGGAGACGTTGGCCTTGGTGACCTCGATGTAGTAGCCGAACACCTTGTTGTAGCGGATCTTGAGGGAGGAGATCCCGGTGCGCCCCTTTTCCTGGGCTTCCAGACGCGCGATGAATCCCTTTCCCTCGCGGCTGATGGCGCGCAGGTCGTCCAACTCCGCATTGTAGCCGTCGGCGATGATGCCGCCGTCGCGCAGCACGAAGGGGGGATCCTCCACGATGGCGCGGGTAATCAGGTCACAGATCTCGGAGAGGGGATCGATGCCGTTATTCAACTCCTGCAGCAGGGGCGCGGCCAACGTCCCTACCTGCTCCTTGATGGCGGGGAGCCGGGACAGCGACGACTTGAGCGCCGCC
Protein-coding sequences here:
- the pstB gene encoding phosphate ABC transporter ATP-binding protein PstB, translated to MNTNKVQLEQVNIHFGKTHAVRDISMTFPENSVTAIIGPSGCGKSTLLRSMNRMHDLVPSARVTGKILVDNGDIYDKGVDPVAIRRRVGMVFQKPNPFPAMSIYDNVIAGYKLNGRLPREEADEIVESCLNRVALWDEVKDRLKSNAMMLSGGQQQRLCIARTIAVKPEVILMDEPASALDPISTLKIEELIEELKERYTIIIVTHNMQQAARVSDYTAFLYMGDLVECGETKKIFTTPEEKRTEDYITGRFG
- the pstA gene encoding phosphate ABC transporter permease PstA; its protein translation is MMQSVTYRKLKNHLMSGLMLVCTLAVLIPLGLIFFHILKMGLSSLSLDFFTHVPAPTGEPGGGMANGMFGSAIMIAGASLIGLPIGILGAIYLSEFGGSRVSTVIRFAADVLSGTPSIITGMVAYTLLVVPMKGFSGLAGSVALAMIMIPIVLRTTEEQLKMVPGSLREASLALGVPFWRTSLKVTLRSALSGVLTGILLAVARIAGETAPLLFTALGNQFWSKNVLQPMAALPLQIFSFAIAPYEDWHRLAWAGALVLVTVMFALSLTARYFGRTRQAG
- the pstC gene encoding phosphate ABC transporter permease subunit PstC, translating into MELEMRSCCTHETDGSAAASKRTEPALARKLGGDAVFRYLTTIFAFSILAILALMLYEMAGESLPAIKEFGWNFVKSKEWDAVQGHFGALPYLYGSVVSSVLALLLATPLSIGAALFITEIAPGRLGSLVAPLVELLAAIPSVIYGLWGVLVMAPWLQSTVQPYLIEHFGFLPFFDGAPYGVSMLAAIFILMIMVVPIITSITREVLLAVPQSQKEAAIALGATRWETIRVAILPYGKSGILGAAILGLGRAIGETMAVTMVIGNAPNISLSLLSPAYTMPSVIANEFAETTSKLHASALMEIGLILMVVTLIVNALARLLIWSVSRSAKGGVA
- a CDS encoding DUF1573 domain-containing protein, whose amino-acid sequence is MRHLRLVYLLFLLVTLCSATIVQAAPELAVERGSFNFGSVAQGKKVQHTFTIKNNGDAPLQIKKLDASCGCTAAKPSTSVVPPGKSAEIEVTFDSGSFSGKVTKTVTLTSNAGKSPVYTFTIEGTVLEQLQVSPRQVSLGAVSSSSATQAKVNIANNSSVTIKLLNVTVTSSSLLIRPTIKKAELKPGESGVIEISVLAKPEAKILSGYLHISTSLPQKKEITVPVYGSIPK
- a CDS encoding DUF3426 domain-containing protein → MILQCDQCNTKFRLDDSKLKPGGVKVRCSKCRHVFVAGAEQKAEESDFDALLSGLGAQAPAQAEPQQVAAQAGKETPPEFGAEASQPEQDDLAGFSFEPEAAAPVTAATPTATEAAGAGDIDFGDINVETGMPAGKEAPAAPADSGFDEFEFSEEPVASAPKAPAAAGADFDFGEFSFDESPAAKEEPAPAAAEPALDFGELSFDEPAPAANKEEAAPAATDTLEFGEFSFEETASAPKQEATASAEPAADAFDFGEFSFEENSAGSEPSPPEAPAAAVDYGELSFDEAPAAAKEEVAPAAESSEFGDFSFDEPAAAPAEEPATAAGADSFDFGDFSFEEPALSAQEEPAGPEAGTFSFEDTLAEAPSEGAVESSAVDNAAAQGEEAAPAKDEDFSFGDFSFSDTPKAEPESERSVPVAVAAAGLAGAVAAAAATGDKEVAAVSGATAEAKPAAKSSLDFSFGDKSFAAAVPEEGFEEELPPLSISSRRKGRSVLTIAIVAICVVVVLALSGAGLYLLQKGPEAMKKLDQYGIGFVAKWFGMEVPEEGRITIKNALASFHQNKEAGELFVVNGEVVNSYRKARASIQIKVSIFDKAGKVLLQKTAYCGNRLSSEQLGTLPMAKIESIMNNQFGDSLSNLGVKPDQSIGFVVAIANVPKEAADFGVEVVGSTVASGQ
- a CDS encoding N-acetylmuramoyl-L-alanine amidase, with product MKRREFVKYLGLAAPYCRWLACRTVAAQGSLLLAPLWNGSAQAAPGAPLVPVTDLKHWSTPYYTRVSITLDQEVRFEHHKLPNRLYLDLQGTHLNPGVKDLTIGDGLLKSVRIAQFAASTVRVVLDLDSIKEYKVFTFSEPYRVIVDVKGDRRQEISASKEVIESAPAEPKSVERVNPPEKPKAVEKGKQAKFKPGRIRRIVIDPGHGGHDPGAVSPSGTREKDIVLQIGLDLAQKVREELGVDVVMTRSTDVFIELQERTAIANKVGADLFVSIHANASLNRNANGIETYYLNLAKTEKVAQLAAKENGTSLEKVSTLQAILFDLMANYKLNDSAHLADEVQKALYKKAQTGYPTVKNLGVKQGPFYVLVGATMPSILVETAFLSNERDEQKLKDPHYQALTADGILAGIKGYITSINKA
- the mutS gene encoding DNA mismatch repair protein MutS — protein: MSEMTPMMRQFLEIKAEHPDAILFFRCGDFYEMFLDDAVKASRILGITLTSRNKNADGSEVPLCGVPYHSCAPYIAKLVEAGEKVAICEQAEDPKLAKGIVKREVVKVITPGLVIEDASLSPKENNYLLALCSDGDCYGLSYLDLSTGEFRVTELSGLQAALAEVACIAPREIILPSSFREPQRAKEMAPAATDRSVTYFEEWVYDSDYCNRLIGNQFKGATAETLGCHTLPVALLAAGAVLHYLVDTQKGNAPHVTGITPYNQNQHLLLDESTRRNLELTQTIADGKRKGSLLGLMDRTVTAMGGRKLKQWINYPLMDQEKIRGRQDALQELIEFPGVRAELKTLLSGVYDLERLNGRISLASASAKDLAALKSSLSRLPAIKEQVGTLAAPLLQELNNGIDPLSEICDLITRAIVEDPPFVLRDGGIIADGYNAELDDLRAISREGKGFIARLEAQEKGRTGISSLKIRYNKVFGYYIEVTKANVSAIPEDYIRRQTLANAERYITPELKEYEEKVLGAEDRIKDLEFNLFQEVREAAAAQGERIARSADRLACLDVLASLAELAHDKGYCRPEVHEGSELSITEGRHPVIEDMYSSERFVPNDTLLDNGENQLIIITGPNMAGKSTFMRQVALITLMAQMGSFVPAEKARIPLVDRIFTRVGASDNLARGHSTFMVEMMESAAILRGATAKSLVILDEIGRGTSTFDGVSIAWAVAEFLHDNKAHAAKTLFATHYHELTELAVTRPGIKNFNIAVREWNERIIFLRKIVPGGASHSYGIQVARLAGLPQAVIDRAKEILTNLEKGEYGEGGVPRLARGKKNPPPSPQLSLFGGGDDQIRERLKGVEVALLTPLEALNLVDELKRMI